A region of Pyxidicoccus parkwaysis DNA encodes the following proteins:
- a CDS encoding peroxiredoxin family protein, translating to MQSGTGALGRMRTAWESARRRWWVRWGVDLALLALIVTAVTAWQTRRLPGSGTPAPDFTLRTLSGESVQLESLRGKPVVLAFWAPWCGVCKLESSNLSLLRSVVGDSAHVVSVAVAYEDVEDVRRYVKERDVDYPVLLGDDGVQRDWRVDTFPTVFFVSAEGRVERAVVGYTTLAGLAWRWLL from the coding sequence ATGCAGAGCGGTACCGGAGCACTCGGACGGATGCGGACCGCGTGGGAGTCGGCGCGTCGGCGCTGGTGGGTGCGCTGGGGCGTGGACCTGGCGCTGCTGGCGCTCATCGTCACGGCGGTGACGGCGTGGCAGACACGGCGACTTCCTGGAAGCGGTACGCCCGCTCCGGACTTCACCCTGCGCACGCTGTCCGGTGAGTCGGTGCAGCTGGAGTCACTGCGCGGCAAGCCCGTGGTGCTGGCCTTCTGGGCGCCGTGGTGCGGCGTCTGCAAGCTGGAGTCGTCCAACCTCTCGCTGCTCCGAAGCGTGGTGGGCGACTCCGCGCACGTGGTGTCCGTTGCGGTCGCCTACGAAGACGTGGAGGACGTGCGGCGCTACGTGAAGGAGCGCGACGTGGACTACCCCGTGCTGCTCGGAGACGACGGCGTGCAGCGAGACTGGCGCGTGGACACGTTTCCCACCGTGTTCTTCGTGTCCGCGGAGGGTCGCGTGGAGCGGGCGGTGGTCGGCTACACCACGCTCGCGGGCCTGGCGTGGCGGTGGCTGCTGTAG
- a CDS encoding CGNR zinc finger domain-containing protein: MMPRRRQPSPAPAQTDVPVRPFRFVGGEVVLDFINTVDWGDDVLVHERLVDYSALTRWAEAAGVLTTTEGRALRHTASPNAAASAHADALGLRGILQQLFSSVTQGKVATGPFRTFNAALGEVLPLRLLARTTARRTDAAAVWTWRGWGENPTCVLWPVIWSAAQLLASPDVMHLRMCAGPVCGWMYVDRSRNGLRRWCEMRTCGAQDKARRYYARTHGH; the protein is encoded by the coding sequence ATGATGCCTCGACGACGTCAGCCATCTCCTGCGCCAGCTCAGACGGACGTGCCCGTGCGCCCCTTCCGCTTCGTGGGCGGAGAGGTGGTGCTGGACTTCATCAACACGGTGGACTGGGGGGACGACGTCCTCGTCCACGAGCGCCTCGTCGACTACTCCGCGCTCACACGCTGGGCCGAGGCCGCCGGAGTGCTCACGACGACGGAAGGACGTGCCTTGCGCCACACCGCCTCGCCCAACGCAGCCGCCTCGGCACACGCTGACGCACTGGGGCTGCGAGGCATCCTGCAGCAGCTCTTCTCCTCGGTGACGCAGGGGAAGGTGGCCACAGGGCCCTTCCGGACCTTCAACGCCGCGCTGGGAGAGGTGCTCCCACTCCGGTTACTCGCGCGCACCACGGCACGGCGCACGGACGCGGCGGCGGTGTGGACCTGGCGCGGGTGGGGAGAGAATCCCACGTGTGTGTTGTGGCCCGTCATCTGGTCCGCGGCGCAGTTGCTCGCGTCACCGGACGTCATGCACCTTCGCATGTGCGCCGGGCCCGTGTGCGGCTGGATGTACGTGGACCGGAGTCGCAACGGCCTGCGGCGCTGGTGCGAGATGCGTACCTGTGGTGCGCAGGACAAGGCGCGCCGCTACTACGCGCGGACGCACGGGCACTGA
- a CDS encoding DUF2306 domain-containing protein — protein sequence MSASYSTQLTQRVSTLARKPLWPLFALLCLAVGLYPGIYLFVDRSFGLLATKPRELLADAAWNVAFYTHISLGGVALAVGWTQFASRLRNSSPGTHRLLGKLYVGSVLLSALAGIYIGFFATGGVIPSAGFVSLGIIWFCTTLSAYRLIKNRQLEAHRIMMTYSYAACFAGVTLRIWLPLMIPVMGEFVAAYRIVAWLCWIPNLAVAHLMTRRQPQVA from the coding sequence ATGAGCGCCTCGTATTCAACCCAGCTCACGCAGCGAGTCTCGACGCTGGCGAGAAAGCCGCTCTGGCCCCTCTTCGCCTTGCTGTGTCTGGCCGTGGGCCTCTATCCCGGCATCTATCTCTTCGTCGACCGGAGCTTCGGGCTGCTCGCGACGAAGCCCCGCGAGCTGCTGGCCGATGCCGCCTGGAACGTGGCTTTCTACACGCACATCTCTCTGGGCGGCGTTGCGCTGGCAGTCGGATGGACGCAATTCGCCTCGAGACTGCGAAACAGCAGCCCTGGCACGCATCGACTCCTCGGCAAGCTCTACGTCGGGTCCGTCCTGCTGAGCGCGCTCGCGGGCATCTACATTGGCTTCTTTGCCACGGGTGGAGTCATCCCCTCGGCGGGCTTCGTCAGCCTGGGCATCATCTGGTTCTGCACGACGCTGTCTGCCTATCGGCTCATCAAGAACAGGCAGCTCGAAGCGCACCGGATCATGATGACCTACAGCTATGCCGCCTGCTTCGCAGGAGTCACGCTGAGAATCTGGTTGCCGCTCATGATTCCTGTCATGGGCGAGTTCGTTGCGGCCTACAGGATTGTCGCCTGGCTGTGCTGGATTCCCAACCTGGCCGTCGCGCATCTCATGACGCGCAGACAGCCGCAGGTGGCGTGA